In one window of Henckelia pumila isolate YLH828 chromosome 1, ASM3356847v2, whole genome shotgun sequence DNA:
- the LOC140874310 gene encoding uncharacterized protein, with protein sequence MARRRDPRAVTPPPPPPPRPPPSPPPQVDVGGQVLAGLARILERHVDAPRAGVGTVYEQFWKMNPKDFAGTTDPLIAEGWIRSLEVIFRYMQLGDPDRGDLSVAQFVVKFERGCHFVPLIGDDEKEKLEHFLVGLRPAIRRDVLMAEPADYASALRRALRSEQTLRDISAEAHGKRPFPHQGHSQQQQHGKKPYHGPPRQQGQQTPQGRQAQKQAPPKAGEKPICQVCHRPHFGRCLKDAGVCFKCKKPGHISTHCPELRRPVQGRVFVMEAEQADPDTTLLTGRIVVAGVATRALLDSGATHSFISELMFLKCEVKVWLSVAQVLGKSPK encoded by the exons ATGGCTCGTCGTCGTGATCCGCGTGCAGTTACGCCTCCACCGCCGCCTCCTCCACGGCCGCCGCCTTCACCGCCGCCGCAGGTGGATGTAGGAGGACAGGTGCTAGCGGGATTGGCCCGCATTCTCGAGCGTCATGTGGATGCTCCTAGAGCTGGAGTGGGGACTGTTTATGAGCAGTTTTGGAAGATGAACCCGAAGGACttcgctggcaccactgatccgttgaTAGCGGAGGGTTGGATTCGCTCACTAGAGGTGATCTTTCGCTATATGCAGCtgggagatccagataga GGAGATTTGTCGGTGGCACAGTTTGTGGtgaagttcgagaggggctgccaTTTCGTGCCTTTGATTGGAGATGACGAGAAGGAGAAGCTGGAGCACTTTCTTGTGGGGCTTCGACCCGCCATCCGTAGGGATGTACTTATGGCGGAGCCAGCTGATTATGCTTCAGCGCTGAGGCGCgccttgaggtccgagcagacactgagagatattagcgcggaggcgcatggcaagaggccctttcctcatcagggccactctcagcagcagcagcacggcaagaagccgtatcatggaccaccgagacagcagggacagcagACACCACAGGGGCGTCAGGCCCAGAAACAGGCtcctcccaaggctggggagaagcccatttgccaggtttgccaccgcccgcactttgggagatgtttgaaggatgctggagtttgcttcaagtgcaagaagccaggcCATATCTCTACCCATTGTCCAGAgctgaggaggcccgtgcagggcagagtgttcgtgatggaggccgagcaggccgacccagacactactcttctcacag gtaggattgttgtggcaggcgtagccacgagggccttattagactcaggggctacccattcctttatatcgga GTTGATGTTTTTGAAATGTGAAGTGAAAGTGTGGTTGAGTGTTGCCCAAGTgcttgggaaaagtcctaagtgA